One genomic segment of Clostridium saccharoperbutylacetonicum N1-4(HMT) includes these proteins:
- a CDS encoding ABC transporter substrate-binding protein → MKNKVKYIIIFSILLVIGIISINLFQPNKEQQVKGTIEIFASEDSYDYLAECANNFTKQNEKVLITVTKLEDYSQITSGKQDTKVKNKVVNITQISRSNFEQLKFNDYVNNDKILNDYAKNFSKYRISQVKDGDNYIGIPLTSRPLALYVREDMLKTYGYKRADMNTWDDFITIGKDIYNKSNGTVKILNATGQDYEDLLDLLTMENMNSDKNVEQIKLDVQTMLTNLKNNNILNLEDGGQFLSRISSINGMRELMSLKDACEWSTGNVPSIKAGTNKFFAAEGDNLVIVNQDSDNEKLVEKFMTYIITDNDDTVKYVKQGKFFSSYLNTYASKDIEEQRKNFVGNSPLVVLSNIEEKAPEISDYDKYTKVRKELRGN, encoded by the coding sequence ATGAAGAATAAAGTAAAATACATTATTATTTTTTCAATATTATTAGTTATAGGGATAATAAGCATTAATTTGTTTCAACCTAATAAAGAGCAACAAGTCAAAGGGACTATAGAAATATTTGCAAGTGAGGATTCGTATGATTATCTAGCTGAATGTGCTAATAATTTTACGAAGCAAAATGAAAAGGTACTTATTACTGTAACAAAATTGGAGGATTATAGTCAAATAACTTCTGGTAAGCAGGATACAAAAGTTAAAAATAAAGTGGTTAATATAACTCAAATTAGCAGATCTAATTTTGAACAATTGAAATTTAATGATTATGTTAATAATGATAAAATTTTAAACGATTATGCTAAGAATTTTTCCAAATATAGGATATCTCAAGTTAAAGATGGTGATAATTATATAGGAATACCGCTAACTTCTAGACCATTAGCCTTGTATGTTAGAGAAGATATGTTAAAAACTTACGGATATAAAAGAGCTGATATGAATACCTGGGATGATTTTATTACAATAGGTAAGGATATTTATAATAAAAGTAATGGAACAGTCAAAATCTTAAATGCAACAGGTCAAGACTATGAGGATCTATTAGATTTGCTAACTATGGAAAATATGAATAGCGATAAGAATGTAGAGCAAATAAAATTAGATGTACAAACAATGCTTACAAATTTAAAGAATAACAACATTTTGAATTTAGAAGATGGTGGACAATTTTTATCAAGAATATCATCAATTAATGGTATGAGAGAATTAATGTCTTTAAAGGATGCTTGTGAGTGGAGCACAGGAAATGTGCCTAGTATCAAGGCAGGAACAAATAAGTTTTTTGCTGCTGAAGGCGATAATTTAGTAATAGTAAATCAAGATAGTGATAATGAAAAACTAGTTGAAAAATTTATGACTTATATTATAACCGATAATGATGATACTGTTAAATATGTAAAGCAAGGAAAATTCTTTTCAAGCTATTTAAATACTTATGCTAGTAAGGATATTGAAGAACAAAGGAAAAATTTTGTTGGGAATAGTCCTTTAGTAGTATTGAGTAATATAGAAGAAAAGGCTCCTGAAATAAGCGATTATGATAAATATACTAAGGTAAGGAAAGAACTTAGAGGAAATTAG
- a CDS encoding glycosyltransferase family 4 protein produces MKIAIDARSSTLHQGTGIGTYTTNVISELISLNSKDEFTLFCTGKFNKNFDRYNTNIVFSSGRHGGFYEKYYIPNALNKIYADLYHIPQNGIGFDFDTKIPTVVTIHDLIPYIMPETVGKGYLERFLRDMPDIISNSCGILTVSEYSKKDILKFFSFYPEDKIFVTPLAANTNFKPLNKNNCKLYVEKTYKIEDPYILYIGGFSQRKNVLGLIKAFHKVYKDLNKPYKLLLGGPIKDEGEKLFTFVKENNLDDKIIFCGYLEDDILPVLYSGCDAFVYPSFYEGFGLPPLEAMSCKAPVITSCLTSIPEVTGDNAILINPNNISELEAALVKLLNDENLKSILKQKGYLRSLEFNWRKTAKNTLEAYEKLAAN; encoded by the coding sequence ATGAAAATTGCCATTGACGCTCGTAGTTCAACTTTACACCAAGGAACTGGAATTGGTACTTATACAACTAATGTTATATCAGAGCTCATTTCTTTAAATTCAAAAGATGAATTCACACTATTCTGTACTGGAAAATTCAATAAAAATTTTGATAGATACAATACTAATATAGTATTTTCTTCAGGTAGACATGGCGGTTTTTATGAGAAGTATTATATTCCTAACGCACTAAATAAAATTTATGCTGATTTATACCATATTCCTCAAAATGGGATAGGTTTTGATTTTGATACAAAAATTCCAACGGTTGTTACAATACATGATTTAATCCCATATATAATGCCTGAGACTGTTGGTAAAGGCTATCTAGAAAGATTTCTACGTGATATGCCTGATATAATATCTAATTCCTGTGGAATATTGACTGTTTCTGAATACTCCAAAAAGGATATATTAAAATTCTTCAGCTTTTATCCTGAGGATAAAATCTTCGTAACTCCATTAGCTGCAAATACTAATTTCAAACCACTAAATAAGAATAATTGCAAATTGTATGTGGAGAAAACTTATAAAATAGAAGACCCATATATATTATATATAGGTGGTTTCAGCCAAAGAAAAAACGTTTTAGGTTTAATCAAAGCTTTCCATAAAGTTTATAAAGATTTAAATAAACCTTATAAGCTTCTACTTGGTGGCCCAATAAAAGATGAAGGTGAGAAACTATTTACTTTTGTAAAAGAAAATAATTTAGATGATAAGATTATTTTTTGCGGATACTTAGAAGATGATATTTTACCTGTTCTCTATAGTGGCTGCGATGCCTTTGTTTATCCATCTTTCTATGAAGGCTTTGGACTACCACCACTAGAAGCTATGAGCTGTAAAGCACCCGTCATCACTTCCTGCTTAACTTCAATTCCTGAAGTAACAGGAGATAATGCTATTTTAATTAATCCAAATAACATTAGTGAATTAGAAGCAGCCTTGGTTAAGCTTTTGAATGATGAAAATTTAAAGTCTATCTTGAAACAAAAAGGTTATTTAAGAAGCCTTGAATTTAATTGGAGGAAAACTGCTAAAAATACCTTAGAGGCATACGAAAAGTTAGCAGCTAATTGA
- a CDS encoding CotS family spore coat protein, with translation MENSKEILKIKGYIEANYSLDIENIEKVKNSYKIITKDNKYCLKIIKYEFPHFYFILSAIKHLQRNGFINIPSFIMNKEKSEYGCINGKYVYLTKWIPSRESNYDNPLELAMVASALSKLHKCSKGFTLGSGMKPRIGWFSWLKVFETRKNEILDFKNRINQKAYKSDFDLLYLDNIEAEIKRAEKSIAGLQKNNYVKLMEKEVFERGFCHHDYAHHNILIDSSKRINIIDFDYCILDSHLHDLGSLLIRTMKEGKWEMEKADLIFKSYKENMEVSKEELPIIREFIRFPQAFWQIGLQVYWEQQPWGEEFFINKLVKYLEDRGLREKFIDSYFVGGN, from the coding sequence ATGGAGAATAGTAAGGAGATACTTAAAATTAAAGGCTATATTGAAGCAAATTATAGCTTAGATATAGAAAACATAGAAAAGGTGAAGAACAGCTATAAAATCATTACAAAAGATAATAAATATTGTTTAAAGATTATAAAATATGAGTTTCCTCATTTCTATTTTATTTTGTCTGCAATAAAACACCTACAAAGAAATGGATTTATTAATATCCCAAGTTTTATTATGAATAAAGAAAAAAGTGAATATGGTTGTATAAATGGCAAATATGTTTATCTAACAAAATGGATACCTTCTAGGGAAAGTAATTATGATAATCCATTGGAACTAGCTATGGTAGCAAGTGCTTTATCAAAGCTGCATAAGTGCAGTAAAGGTTTTACTCTTGGAAGTGGAATGAAACCTAGAATTGGGTGGTTTTCGTGGTTAAAAGTTTTTGAAACACGTAAGAATGAAATACTTGATTTTAAAAATAGAATAAATCAGAAGGCTTATAAATCTGATTTTGATTTATTATATTTAGATAATATTGAAGCAGAAATTAAACGAGCAGAAAAAAGTATTGCAGGTCTTCAAAAAAATAATTATGTAAAATTAATGGAGAAAGAAGTATTCGAGAGAGGGTTTTGTCATCATGATTATGCTCACCACAATATTTTGATTGACTCGAGCAAGAGGATTAATATTATAGATTTTGACTACTGCATATTGGATTCTCATCTTCATGATTTAGGGTCTCTATTAATAAGAACTATGAAGGAGGGAAAGTGGGAAATGGAAAAAGCAGATTTGATTTTTAAATCCTACAAGGAAAATATGGAGGTTAGTAAGGAAGAGCTTCCTATAATAAGAGAATTCATAAGATTCCCTCAAGCATTTTGGCAGATTGGTTTACAAGTATATTGGGAACAACAGCCATGGGGAGAAGAATTTTTTATAAATAAGCTAGTAAAATACTTGGAGGATCGTGGGCTTAGAGAAAAGTTTATTGATAGTTATTTTGTTGGAGGAAATTAA
- a CDS encoding CotS family spore coat protein: protein MNKLKYSEKNYLCEYDLSLRFFEDLGVKVNDIVPLRKVFVIYTEEGNKILKKVNCNIDRINLISDSLDYVKKSYGNVVTYNKFKDGLCYKLWKDQIYVVMDILDGREASFTNPIEIDLCAENIALMHKGSKGLREYLKKKYNKDFLDISLKDKIQKAYDELTYMKKLINSFKYQNQFDKLFMDNVDKYLLEIKEVQAELENSKYEALRSDENMICLCHNDLAYHNFLTKNDEINIIDFDYMTLDLRIMDIENFITKSIKNAAFDIEKMLACINGYEKILTLKQEEKELLYILIKFPRDFYTISRAYYYKRKKWDYEVYLNRFETKLSNEKFRYEFLKLYKNRVL, encoded by the coding sequence ATGAATAAATTAAAGTATTCAGAAAAAAACTATTTATGTGAGTATGATTTGAGTTTAAGATTTTTTGAGGATTTGGGTGTGAAAGTAAATGATATTGTACCACTAAGAAAAGTTTTTGTTATATACACAGAGGAAGGAAATAAAATTTTAAAAAAAGTTAATTGCAATATTGATAGAATTAATTTAATAAGTGATTCCTTAGATTATGTGAAAAAAAGTTACGGAAATGTAGTAACATACAATAAATTCAAAGATGGCTTATGTTATAAGCTTTGGAAGGATCAGATTTATGTTGTTATGGATATCTTAGATGGCAGGGAAGCCTCTTTTACTAATCCAATAGAAATTGACCTTTGTGCAGAAAATATTGCATTAATGCATAAAGGTTCTAAGGGCTTAAGGGAATATTTGAAGAAGAAATATAATAAGGATTTTTTAGATATATCCCTAAAGGATAAGATTCAAAAGGCATATGATGAATTAACTTATATGAAAAAATTAATAAATAGTTTTAAATATCAAAATCAATTTGACAAATTATTTATGGATAATGTAGATAAGTATTTACTTGAAATTAAAGAGGTTCAAGCAGAATTAGAAAATAGTAAGTATGAAGCTTTAAGAAGCGATGAGAATATGATTTGCCTTTGTCATAATGATTTAGCCTATCATAATTTTTTGACTAAAAATGATGAAATAAATATAATAGATTTTGATTATATGACTTTAGATTTACGGATAATGGATATAGAAAATTTTATAACGAAATCAATAAAAAATGCTGCTTTCGATATAGAGAAGATGTTAGCCTGCATTAATGGATATGAAAAGATTTTAACATTAAAACAGGAAGAAAAAGAATTGTTATATATACTGATAAAATTTCCAAGAGATTTTTATACTATATCTAGGGCATATTATTATAAGAGAAAGAAATGGGATTATGAGGTTTATTTAAATAGATTTGAAACAAAATTAAGTAATGAAAAATTTAGATATGAATTTTTAAAATTATATAAAAATCGAGTACTATAG
- a CDS encoding CD3324 family protein — translation MKYEKAQNILPQQIIEIIQNYTDGGYIYIPRKDDNKKSWGENTETKNYLKIRDNEIFNKYSSGLSVKILSQQYFLTEHSIRRIIRKQKNYD, via the coding sequence ATGAAATATGAGAAAGCACAAAACATACTGCCTCAGCAAATAATTGAAATAATTCAAAACTATACTGATGGTGGATATATTTATATCCCCAGAAAAGATGACAACAAAAAATCTTGGGGAGAAAATACTGAAACAAAAAACTATTTGAAAATAAGAGATAACGAGATTTTTAATAAGTATTCCTCTGGATTATCTGTCAAAATATTGTCTCAACAATATTTTCTAACTGAGCACAGTATTAGAAGAATAATTAGAAAACAAAAAAATTATGATTAG